A genome region from Manis javanica isolate MJ-LG chromosome 3, MJ_LKY, whole genome shotgun sequence includes the following:
- the LOC118968974 gene encoding olfactory receptor 5H19-like: MDTENATLLTEIVLTGLIYQPEWQIPLFLLFLVIYLITVVGNIGLVTLIWNDSRLHIPMYLFLGCLAFVDTSLSSTVTPKMLVSFFAKSKMISFSECLTQLFSFLVTATTECFLLASMAYDRYVAICNPLLYPMVMTNRRCIQLLVLSFVGGLLHAVIHIGFLFRLTFSSYSIIHHFYCDIMPLFQISCNDSSFNVLVIFIFSGSIQVFTILILLVSYTLVLLTILKKKSVQGLKKAFSTCGAHLLSVCLYYGPLLFMYVRPGSTQSDDQDMVDSLFYTVIIPLLNPFIYSLRNKKVTDSLTKMLKRNA, translated from the coding sequence ATGGATACTGAAAATGCAACCCTGCTGACAGAGATTGTTCTCACAGGACTTATATATCAACCAGAGTGGCAAATTCCTCTGTTTCTCTTGTTCTTGGTGATATATCTCATCACCGTTGTGGGGAACATTGGTCTGGTTACTCTCATTTGGAATGACTCTCGACTTCACATCCCCATGTACTTGTTCCTTGGTTGTTTAGCATTTGTGGATACGTCACTCTCATCCACAGTGACCCCCAAAATGCTGGTCAGCTTCTTCGCCAAGAGTAAGATGATATCTTTTTCTGAATGCTTGAcacaacttttttcctttttagtcaCTGCCACCACAGAATGTTTTCTCTTGGCAAGTATGGCATATGATCGTTATGTGGCCATATGCAACCCTTTACTTTATCCAATGGTTATGACCAATAGACGATGTATCCAGCTGTTAGTGTTATCATTTGTAGGTGGTCTTCTTCATGCTGTAATTCATATAGGGTTTTTATTCAGATTAACCTTCTCCAGTTATAGCATAATACACCACTTTTACTGTGACATCATGCCACTGTTTCAGATTTCTTGTAATGACTCTTCTTTTAATGTCctcgtgatttttattttttctggttcaATTCAGGTATTCACCATTCTGATTCTTCTTGTCTCTTACACACTAGTGCTTCTtacaatcttaaaaaagaagtCTGTACAAGGCCTAAagaaagccttctccacctgtggaGCTCATCTCTTATCTGTCTGTTTATACTATGGCCCCCTTCTCTTCATGTATGTGCGGCCTGGATCTACACAATCAGATGATCAAGATATGGTGGACTCTCTATTTTACACGGTCATAATTCCTTTGTTAAATCCATTTATCTATAGCCTGAGAAATAAGAAAGTCACAGACTCACTGACAAAAATGTTAAAGAGAAATGCATAG